From the genome of Methylocystis bryophila, one region includes:
- a CDS encoding NAD-dependent epimerase/dehydratase family protein produces the protein MIGATGAVGSDVARALRARGWQVRALARNPSAAAEREPGFDWIGGDAMDRAAVVAAAGDADIIFHAANPPLYRNWRGLALPMLANAVAAAEASGARLIFPGNIYNFGPDAWPFVAETAPQRPTTRKGAVRVEMETMLHEAGQRGVRSLVVRAGDFFGPSAVNSWLAKVIAPAGKPPTRVVYPGPLEVGHAWAYLPDLAETTARLAEIETELPTTAVLHFGGHWVTGAELVEAVRQVTDNPRLPARQFPWWLVGMAAPFVPFLSELWEMRYLWRHPVKLDNAKLVAVLGEEPQTPLITAIQNTLGAHGCLARDRLE, from the coding sequence ATGATCGGGGCGACAGGGGCAGTGGGGAGCGATGTGGCGCGGGCGCTTCGGGCGCGCGGCTGGCAGGTGCGAGCGCTGGCCCGCAACCCTTCCGCCGCCGCCGAGCGTGAACCAGGCTTCGACTGGATCGGCGGCGACGCCATGGATCGTGCCGCCGTGGTCGCCGCTGCGGGCGACGCCGACATCATCTTCCATGCCGCCAACCCGCCACTCTACCGCAACTGGCGGGGCCTGGCCTTACCCATGCTCGCCAATGCCGTGGCGGCCGCGGAGGCCAGCGGCGCGCGGCTGATTTTCCCCGGCAACATCTATAATTTCGGTCCCGACGCTTGGCCGTTCGTCGCGGAAACGGCGCCGCAGCGCCCGACGACTCGCAAAGGCGCGGTGCGCGTAGAGATGGAGACGATGTTGCACGAGGCCGGGCAACGCGGCGTGCGCTCGCTCGTCGTGCGGGCCGGCGACTTCTTTGGGCCGTCGGCCGTGAACAGCTGGCTTGCCAAAGTTATCGCGCCGGCTGGAAAGCCACCGACCCGCGTCGTTTACCCCGGTCCACTCGAGGTTGGTCATGCCTGGGCCTATTTGCCCGACTTGGCTGAAACCACTGCCCGCCTGGCTGAAATCGAAACCGAGCTGCCCACGACTGCGGTGCTGCATTTTGGCGGGCACTGGGTTACCGGCGCCGAGTTGGTGGAGGCCGTGCGTCAGGTCACTGACAATCCGCGGCTGCCGGCACGCCAATTTCCTTGGTGGTTGGTCGGCATGGCGGCGCCCTTCGTTCCGTTCCTGAGCGAGCTTTGGGAGATGCGCTATCTGTGGCGTCACCCGGTGAAGCTCGACAACGCCAAGTTGGTGGCTGTGCTCGGCGAGGAGCCCCAGACTCCTTTGATCACGGCCATTCAGAACACTTTAGGCGCTCATGGTTGCTTGGCGAGGGACAGGCTAGAATGA
- a CDS encoding LysR family transcriptional regulator: MTKPDWNLYRSFLGVMRAGSLGQAAKRLGLTQPTVGRHIETLEQTLGIALFTRSPSGLAPTSAARDLFHHAESIEAAAEALVRAASGERAEEQGTVRVTASEVMGAEALPSMLASFRERWPRIDIELALSNRTHDLLRREADIAVRHVRPAQENLVSRRIGTIAIGLYAHRRYVQSHGLPRTLEEAYEHTLIGWDHDPQATHLAASVPGLDRDRFALRSDSHLAQLAMVRAGLGIGACQVPIANREAELTPVLADVIRFDLDLWLAMHQDLRASRRVRLLFDHLAVTLSGWIRQAHSANVSL; this comes from the coding sequence ATGACCAAGCCGGACTGGAACCTCTATCGGTCCTTCCTTGGCGTGATGCGCGCAGGCAGCCTCGGCCAAGCGGCAAAGCGCCTCGGTCTGACGCAACCGACCGTTGGCCGCCATATCGAGACGCTTGAGCAGACGCTGGGTATAGCCCTGTTCACCCGTTCGCCAAGCGGGCTCGCCCCGACTTCAGCGGCGCGGGATTTGTTTCATCATGCGGAGAGCATCGAAGCGGCGGCCGAAGCGCTCGTGCGCGCGGCTTCCGGCGAACGGGCCGAGGAGCAAGGCACAGTGCGCGTGACCGCCAGCGAGGTCATGGGAGCCGAGGCGCTGCCATCGATGTTGGCGTCGTTCCGCGAACGCTGGCCGCGCATCGACATCGAGCTGGCGCTCAGCAATCGCACCCACGATCTGCTGCGGCGCGAGGCCGACATTGCGGTCCGCCACGTCAGGCCAGCCCAGGAGAACCTGGTCAGCCGACGCATTGGGACCATCGCCATTGGCCTTTACGCTCACCGCCGTTACGTTCAGTCGCACGGCCTACCCAGGACTCTCGAGGAAGCCTATGAGCATACGCTAATCGGTTGGGACCACGACCCGCAAGCAACCCATTTGGCCGCATCCGTGCCGGGCCTTGACCGCGATCGCTTCGCCTTGCGTAGCGACAGTCATTTGGCGCAGCTCGCCATGGTGCGGGCCGGTCTGGGCATTGGCGCCTGTCAGGTTCCGATCGCCAATCGCGAAGCTGAGTTGACCCCGGTCCTCGCCGACGTCATCCGCTTTGATCTGGACCTATGGCTCGCCATGCACCAGGACCTGCGCGCCAGCCGGCGAGTGCGCCTGCTGTTCGACCATTTGGCCGTCACCCTATCAGGATGGATCAGGCAGGCTCACAGCGCCAATGTCTCTTTGTAG
- the argJ gene encoding bifunctional glutamate N-acetyltransferase/amino-acid acetyltransferase ArgJ, protein MAKAGPVSKFAPATLPEIPPIDGVRFAAGMAGVRYSRRVDVMLALFDEGTRVAGVFTRSKCPSAPVDWCRARLSAGKARALLVNSGNANAFTGRLGRDAVKLSAELVAKAAQASERQIFLASTGVIGEPLDATKFERVLPKLVKTASPDAWHDAARAIMTTDTFPKLATRSAEIGGVEVRIAGFSKGAGMIAPDMATMLAFVFTDAPIGAEALQVLLSRSVRDSFNAITVDSDTSTSDTLLLFATGAAAARGAPQIDKASDARLDGFAAALDSLLLELAHQVVKDGEGARKFVEVRVSGAVNARAAKRIALSIANSPLVKTAIAGEDANWGRVVMAVGKSGEEADRDKLAIWFGDTRVAYKGQRDPSYDEAAVSEIMKRDEIKLAVDLGIGPGAATVWTCDLTKEYVAINGDYRS, encoded by the coding sequence ATGGCGAAAGCCGGTCCCGTCTCAAAATTCGCGCCCGCAACGCTTCCCGAAATCCCGCCGATCGACGGCGTACGCTTCGCCGCCGGCATGGCCGGCGTGCGTTACAGCCGGCGCGTCGATGTGATGCTCGCGCTGTTTGACGAGGGAACGCGCGTCGCCGGCGTGTTCACACGCTCCAAATGTCCCTCGGCGCCGGTTGACTGGTGTCGCGCCCGGCTTTCCGCCGGAAAGGCGCGCGCGCTTCTGGTCAACTCGGGCAATGCGAACGCATTCACCGGTCGGTTGGGCCGTGATGCGGTGAAGCTCTCCGCGGAGCTCGTCGCCAAGGCGGCGCAGGCTTCGGAGCGGCAGATTTTTCTCGCCTCGACCGGCGTGATCGGCGAGCCGCTCGACGCCACGAAATTCGAGCGCGTGCTGCCGAAGCTCGTCAAGACGGCGAGCCCCGACGCTTGGCATGACGCGGCGCGGGCGATCATGACGACCGACACCTTTCCCAAGCTCGCGACGCGCTCGGCGGAGATCGGCGGCGTCGAGGTGCGCATCGCCGGCTTCTCCAAGGGCGCCGGCATGATCGCTCCCGACATGGCGACGATGCTCGCTTTCGTCTTCACCGATGCGCCGATCGGCGCCGAGGCTCTGCAGGTATTGCTTTCCCGCTCGGTGCGCGACAGCTTCAACGCGATCACCGTCGACAGCGACACCTCGACCTCCGACACGCTGCTTCTCTTTGCGACGGGCGCCGCCGCCGCGCGCGGCGCGCCGCAGATCGACAAAGCCTCCGATGCGCGCCTCGACGGCTTCGCCGCAGCGCTCGACTCGCTGCTGCTCGAGCTCGCGCATCAGGTGGTCAAGGACGGGGAGGGCGCGCGCAAATTCGTCGAGGTGCGCGTTTCGGGCGCGGTCAATGCGCGGGCGGCGAAACGCATCGCGCTCTCAATCGCGAACTCGCCGCTGGTCAAAACCGCGATCGCCGGCGAGGACGCCAATTGGGGACGCGTCGTGATGGCGGTCGGCAAGTCCGGCGAGGAGGCCGATCGTGATAAGCTCGCGATCTGGTTCGGCGACACGCGCGTCGCCTACAAGGGCCAACGCGATCCTTCCTACGATGAGGCCGCTGTCTCAGAAATCATGAAGCGCGACGAGATCAAGCTCGCTGTCGATCTCGGCATCGGTCCTGGCGCCGCCACCGTGTGGACTTGCGACCTCACCAAGGAATATGTCGCGATCAACGGCGACTATCGGAGCTGA